Proteins encoded by one window of Sorangium aterium:
- a CDS encoding methyltransferase domain-containing protein: protein MNAEPGHARGNGGDDGEDRGPRPLDHGDAPGRRSPPRAAPEALAGRKYAVEEVNRALVAAAGRPRTALDVGCGIGLNGAAVKRTGARVTGIEIAPGSLARAGAALDEVLAADITSDAAVREALGDRRFDLLLFADVLEHTADPLAVLCRFLPHLEEDGHVIVSLPNVAAWPVRLGLLAGRFDYEPSGILDDTHLRFFTRASAVRLIERAGLEVLRVEQNPMLVRGAKGLILRGLGAGDDPTDLASSLPYKAYHALVRPLEDVVADRAPGLLAFQHVIVARKPPRPRRMRLTVGMLTMDEEESVGAMIGEIRKAAPDAEILCVDSSTRDRTPEIAAGLGARVLRQVPPRGHGPAMELLMYSAAARSDLLIYLDCDFTYPAENIPVLRRLVEEEGADVVNCARTRTKPAAMPVPNYIANRAFAAMTHAMHGIPTSDVHSGMRAYRCSVIRAFDFDGEGDALPIDTLLFPAKCGYRVVEMPIEYNERVGTSKLRKLAGTVWTMIRLLRALPVGARLGDRYERR, encoded by the coding sequence CGCCCTCTCGATCACGGGGACGCCCCGGGTCGGCGCTCGCCGCCCCGCGCCGCGCCGGAGGCCCTCGCCGGGCGCAAGTACGCGGTCGAAGAGGTGAACCGGGCCCTCGTCGCCGCCGCCGGCCGGCCTCGGACGGCGCTCGACGTCGGCTGCGGGATCGGGCTCAACGGCGCGGCCGTCAAGCGCACCGGCGCGCGCGTGACCGGGATCGAGATCGCGCCCGGCTCGCTCGCACGCGCCGGCGCGGCGCTCGACGAGGTCCTCGCCGCCGACATCACGAGCGACGCCGCCGTGCGCGAGGCGCTCGGCGACCGGCGCTTCGACCTGCTCCTGTTCGCCGACGTCCTCGAGCACACCGCCGACCCGCTCGCCGTGCTCTGCCGCTTCCTGCCCCACCTCGAGGAGGACGGCCACGTCATCGTCTCGCTCCCCAACGTCGCGGCCTGGCCGGTGCGCCTCGGCCTGCTCGCCGGCCGGTTCGACTACGAGCCGAGCGGCATCCTGGACGACACGCACCTCCGCTTCTTCACCCGCGCGTCGGCGGTCCGGCTCATCGAGCGCGCCGGGCTCGAGGTGCTCCGCGTCGAGCAGAACCCGATGCTCGTCCGCGGCGCCAAGGGGCTCATCCTCCGCGGCCTCGGCGCGGGCGACGACCCCACCGATCTCGCCAGCTCGCTCCCCTACAAGGCGTATCACGCGCTCGTCCGCCCGCTGGAGGACGTTGTCGCCGACCGCGCGCCCGGCCTCCTCGCGTTCCAGCACGTGATCGTCGCCCGGAAGCCGCCGCGCCCGCGCCGGATGCGGCTCACCGTCGGCATGCTGACCATGGATGAAGAGGAGAGCGTCGGCGCCATGATCGGCGAGATCAGGAAGGCCGCGCCCGACGCGGAAATCCTCTGCGTCGACAGCTCCACACGGGACAGGACCCCCGAGATCGCGGCCGGCCTCGGGGCGCGCGTGCTCCGGCAGGTGCCGCCCCGCGGCCACGGGCCGGCCATGGAGCTCCTCATGTACAGCGCCGCCGCCCGGAGCGATCTGCTCATCTACCTCGATTGCGACTTCACCTATCCGGCCGAGAACATCCCCGTGCTCAGGCGCCTCGTCGAGGAGGAGGGCGCCGACGTGGTGAACTGCGCGCGCACCCGCACGAAGCCGGCGGCCATGCCGGTCCCGAATTACATCGCCAACCGCGCCTTTGCCGCCATGACACACGCGATGCACGGCATCCCGACGTCGGACGTCCACAGCGGTATGCGCGCCTACCGCTGCTCGGTGATTCGCGCGTTCGATTTCGACGGTGAGGGCGACGCGTTGCCCATCGACACGCTGCTCTTCCCTGCGAAGTGCGGCTATCGCGTGGTGGAGATGCCCATCGAGTACAACGAGCGGGTCGGCACCTCGAAGCTGCGCAAGCTGGCTGGCACGGTGTGGACGATGATTCGCCTGCTGCGCGCGCTCCCCGTCGGCGCCCGGCTCGGCGACCGCTACGAGCGCCGCTAG